The following proteins are co-located in the Megalops cyprinoides isolate fMegCyp1 chromosome 15, fMegCyp1.pri, whole genome shotgun sequence genome:
- the dennd10 gene encoding DENN domain-containing protein 10 isoform X1 codes for MSHLGARHCTELQVEVQGWNMAGSETQLMLSVGLIEKDVNEDVLWVWCYPSVSAEMRDLLLRKCCLTLEGSVLHTFVFGQFNRTWYYITTVEVEEPTALRKVTHFSTVLTAKDFNPEKYAAFSRILCRMYSKHGSPVRMMEGYIAVLTKGVCQSDENGSFLIKDYDARKAYLAGSIKDVVSQFGMETIILYTALMLKKRVVVYHPRVEALLEFTRVLPALTWHRKDWSILHPYVHLNDTELEALRLCTGYVAGFVDPEVSNRSDLFDVYVNLPDSEITVSQSAKEAMMMGKLHKDIGLLIIQSAEHADKTDGQVIKDISLKTKEILANLVSLAEECEDSKITLETLKQRHFPSATENFLFHLAAAEQLLKI; via the exons ATGTCACATCt AGGAGCCCGCCACTGTACTGAACTGCAGGTGGAGGTACAGGGATGGAACATGGCTGGATCTGAAACTCAACTGATGCTGAGCGTTGGGTTAATCG AGAAAGACGTGAATGAAGAtgtgctgtgggtgtggtgCTACCCGTCTGTCAGCGCAGAGATGCGAGATCTTCTGCTAAGGAAATGCTGCCTCACGCTCGAAGGCTCCGTCCTGCACACCTTTGTGTTCGGCCAGTTCAACCGTACCTGGTACTACATCACCACGGTGGAAGTGGAGGAGCCCACCGCTTTGAGAAAG GTCACGCATTTTTCGACAGTTCTTACAGCAAAAGATTTCAACCCTGAGAAGTATGCAGCTTTCAGCAGAATACTTTGCAG GATGTACTCCAAACATGGCAGCCCAGTCAGAATGATGGAGGGCTACATTGCTGTGCTCACCAAGGGTGTGTGCCAGAGTGATGAGAATGGCTCCTTTCTCATAAAGGACTACGATGCCCGGAAGGCTTACCTAGCAGGTTCAATCAAAG atGTGGTGTCCCAGTTTGGAATGGAAACCATCATCCTCTACACGGCGCTGATGCTGAAGAAGAGAGTTGTGGTTTACCACCCTAGAGTTGAAGCACTCTTAGAGTTCACCAG AGTCCTCCCAGCACTGACGTGGCATCGGAAAGACTGGTCAATTCTTCACCCCTATGTACATCTGAATGACACAGAATTAGAAGCCCTTCGTTTATGCACAG GGTATGTTGCTGGATTTGTGGATCCGGAAGTAAGCAATAGATCTGACCTGTTTGACGTGTATGTCAACCTCCCAGATAGTGAAATTACAGTTTCCCAGAGTGCAAAAG AGGCGATGATGATGGGTAAACTGCACAAAGACATCGGACTGCTCATCATTCAGTCTGCAGAACATGCTGATAAGACAGACGGACAGGTTATAAAG gatatttctttaaaaacaaaagagattCTGGCCAACCTGGTGTCTCTAGCAGAAGAATGTGAGGATTCAAAAATCACATTGGAGACCCTGAAGCAACGGCACTTCCCCTCAGCAACGGAGAACTTCCTGTTCCATCTGGCAGCAGCTGAACAGCTGCTCAAGATCTGA
- the eif3s10 gene encoding eukaryotic translation initiation factor 3 subunit A: MPAYFQRPENALKRANEFLEVGKKQPALDVLYDVIKSKKHRTWQKIHEPIMLKYLELCVDLRKSHLAKEGLYQYKNICQQVNIKSLEDVVRAYLKLAEEKTETAKEESQQMVLDIEDLDNIQTPESVLLSAVSGEDTQDRTDRLLLTPWVKFLWESYRQCLDLLRNNSKVERLYHDIAQQAFKFCLQYTRKAEFRKLCDNLRMHLGQIQRHHNQSTAINLNNPESQSMHLETRLVQLDSAISMELWQEAFKAVEDIHGLFALSKKPPKPQLMANYYNKVSTVFWKSGNALFHACTLHRLYHLSREMRKNLTQEEMQRMSTRVLLATLSIPITPERTDIARLLDMDGIIVEKHRRLATLLGLQSPPTRQSLINDMVRFNLLQYIVPEVKELYNWLEVDFHPLKLCGRVTKVLNWVRDQAEKESDLQQYVPHLQNNTILRLLQQVAQIYQSIEFSRLASLVPFVDAFQLERCIVDAARHCDLQVRIDHTSRTLSFGSDLNYSTKEDSPVGPFLQNMPSEQIRNQLTAMSSSLAKAIQVIKPAAILQEREEQSQQAIAAYLKNARKEHQRILARRQTIEERKERLESLNIQREKEELEQREAEMQKVRKAEEERLRQEAKEREKERIMQEHEQIKKKTVRERLEQIKKTELGAKAFKDIDIEDLEELDPDFIMAKQVEQLEKEKKELQERLKNQEKKIDYFERAKRLEEIPLIKKAYEEQRIKDMELWELQEEERISNMKVEREKALEHKQRMSRMMEDKENFVSKITAARSFIYEEKLKQFQERLVEERKKRLEERKKQRKEDRRNAYYRQKEEEAQRIHEEQLKKEREERERLEQEQREEEEREYQERLRKLEEQERKQRARQQEIEERERRREEERRIPEDKGSKDQHWPEKDEGGWRKRTDDSEWRRPAERDWRAEGRDEEKAFHRDEEREAPFRRGGDGPRRGGADDRGPRRGFDEDRGPRRGGDDDRGPRRGADDDRGPRRGFDDDRGPRRGFDDDRGPRRGFDDDRGPRRGFDDDRGPRRGFDDDRGPRRGFDDDRGPRRGFDDDRGPRRGFDDDRGPRRGGDDERGGRRGGDDQGSRRGDDSRPWKPLGRPGGWREREKAREESWGPPRDAGGHDDGGEQEGDEREETERFRERRPPREESGGGWRRGGTEESSSWRDSRREDFDRDDRRDRDRRDDRDRRDRDRREDREHRGPARENDEGGSWRRGGDDRRDDRKEERDTPSRAPHRERERDGEKPSWRSDKDGDNPRRTKNETDDEGWTTVRR, from the exons ATGCCGGCATATTTTCAACGTCCGGAAAACGCTCTGAAAAGAGCAAACG AGTTTCTTGAGGTTGGCAAGAAGCAGCCAGCTTTGGATGTTCTTTATGATGTCATCAAGAGCAAGAAGCACCGAACATGGCAGAAGATCCACGAGCCAATCATGCTCAAGTACCTGGAGCTCTGTGTGGACCTGCGGAAGAGCCACCTGGCTAAGGAAGGCCTCTACCAGTACAAGAACATCTGCCAGCAG GTGAACATCAAGTCTCTGGAGGATGTGGTCAGGGCCTACCTGAAGCTGGCCGAGGAGAAGACTGAGACTGCTAAAGAAGAGTCTCAGCAGATGGTGCTGGATATTGAGGATCTGGACAATATCCAGACCCCAGAGAG TGTGCTGCTGAGTGCGGTGAGTGGGGAAGACACCCAGGACCGTACAGATCGCCTGCTACTCACCCCCTGGGTGAAGTTCTTGTGGGAATCCTACCGCCAGTGCCTGGATTTGCTGCGCAACAACTCCAAGGTGGAGCGCCTTTACCATGACATCGCACAGCAAG CCTTTAAGTTCTGCCTTCAGTACACGCGCAAGGCGGAGTTCCGCAAGCTGTGTGACAACCTGCGCATGCACTTGGGCCAGATCCAGCGGCACCACAACCAGAGCACCGCCATCAACCTGAACAACCCGGAGAGTCAGTCTATGCACTTGGAGACCCGCCTGGTCCAGCTGGACAGTGCCATCAGCATGGAGCTCTGGCAG GAAGCTTTCAAGGCTGTAGAGGACATCCATGGACTTTTTGCACTGTCCAAGAAGCCCCCAAAACCACAGCTGATGGCCAACTATTATAACAAGGTGTCTACAGTGTTCTGGAAGTCAGGGAATGCGCTGTTTCATGCCTGCACTCTGCACCGCCTGTACCATCTGTCCAGGGAGATGAGGAAGAATCTCACCCAAGAGGAGATGCAAAG GATGTCCACCCGAGTGCTCCTCGCCACCCTGTCCATTCCCATCACCCCGGAGCGCACGGACATCGCCAGACTCCTGGACATGGATGGTATCATTGTGGAGAAACACCGTAGGCTGGCCACTCTGCTGGGCCTGCAGTCTCCCCCCACCAGGCAGAGCCTCATCAACGACATG GTGAGGTTTAATTTGCTGCAGTACATTGTCCCCGAAGTGAAGGAGCTGTACAACTGGCTGGAAGTGGATTTTCACCCTCTGAAGCTTTGTGGAAGAGTGACTAAG GTGTTGAACTGGGTTAGGGACCAGGCTGAGAAGGAGTCTGACCTCCAGCAGTATGTGCCCCACCTGCAGAACAACACCATCCtcaggctgctgcagcag GTGGCTCAGATCTACCAGAGCATCGAGTTCAGCCGCTTGGCCTCCCTTGTCCCCTTTGTGGATGCTTTCCAGCTGGAGCGCTGCATTGTGGATGCAGCCCGCCATTGTGACCTGCAG GTACGAATTGACCATACTTCGCGCACCCTGAGTTTTGGGTCAGACCTGAACTACTCGACCAAGGAGGATTCTCCAGTGGGCCCCTTCCTGCAGAACATGCCATCTGAGCAGATAAGAAATCAGCTAACAGCCATGTCCTCCTCCCTGGCCAAAGCCATCCAGGTCATCAAGCCTGCAGCCATCCTG CAAGAACGTGAGGAGCAGAGCCAACAGGCCATCGCCGCCTACCTGAAGAACGCCCGCAAGGAGCACCAGCGTATCCTGGCCCGCCGGCAAACCATCGAGGAGCGCAAGGAGCGGCTGGAGAGCCTGAACAtccagagggagaaggaggagctggagcagcggGAGGCCGAGATGCAGAAGGTGCGCAAGGCGGAGGAGGAGCGTCTGCGCCAGGAGGCCAAGGAGCGGGAGAAGGAGCGCATAATGCAGGAGCACGAGCAGATCAAGAAGAAGACTGTGCGCGAGCGCCTGGAGCAGATCAAGAAGACCGAGCTGGGGGCCAAAGCCTTCAAAGACATTGACATCGAG GACCTGGAAGAGCTGGACCCAGACTTCATCATGGCCAAGCaggtggagcagctggagaaggagaagaaggaacTGCAGGAGCGCTTGAAGAACCAGGAGAAGAAG ATTGACTACTTTGAGAGGGCCAAGCGACTTGAAGAGATACCCTTGATCAAAAAGGCATACGAAGAGCAGCGCATCAAAGACATGGAGTTATGGGAACTACAGGAAGAAGAAAGA ATCAGCAACATGAAGGTGGAGCGGGAGAAGGCACTGGAGCATAAGCAGAGAATGTCCCGCATGATGGAGGACAAGGAAAACTTTGTGTCCAAGATCACAGCTGCCCGTAGCTTCATCTATGAG gaaaaactgaaacagtttCAGGAGCGCCTAGTTGAAGAGAGGAAGAAACGTTTAGAGGAGCGCAAAAAACAGCGGAAGGAGGACAGACGCAATGCTTACTATCgtcagaaagaggaggaggccCAGAGGATCCACgaggagcagctgaagaaaG AgcgggaggagagggagcggctggagcaggagcagcgcgaggaggaggagagggagtaCCAGGAGCGTCTGCGCAAACTGGAGGAGCAGGAGCGCAAGCAGCGCGCGCGGCAGCAGGAGATCGAGGAGAGAGAGCGccgcagggaggaggagaggagaatcCCAGAGGACAAAGGCAGCAAG GATCAGCACTGGCCTGAGAAGGACGAGGGAGGCTGGAGGAAGCGCACTGATGATTCTGAGTGGCGGCGCCCAGCAGAGCG agaCTGGCGTGCGGAAGGCCGTGATGAGGAGAAAGCCTTCCACAGGGACGAGGAGAGGGAGGCGCCCTTCAGGAGGGGTGGAGACGGGCCTCGCAGGGGTGGCGCAGATGACCGGGGGCCCAGGAGAGGTTTCGATGAGGACCGAGGCCCACGCCGGGGGGGAGATGATGACCGTGGTCCCAGAAGAGGGGCGGACGACGACCGAGGCCCTAGGAGGGGCTTTGATGATGATAGAGGCCCTAGAAGAGGCTTTGATGATGACAGAGGCCCTAGGCGGGGCTTTGATGATGACAGAGGCCCTAGGAGAGGCTTTGATGATGACCGAGGCCCAAGGAGAGGCTTTGATGATGATAGAGGCCCTAGAAGAGGCTTCGATGATGATCGAGGCCCCAGGAGGGGTTTCGATGATGACAGAGGCCCCAGGAGGGGCTTTGATGATGACAGAGGCCCCAGGAGAGGTGGAGATGATGAGAGAGGGGGtaggagaggaggagatgacCAGGGATCTCGCCGTGGAGATGACTCCAGACCTTGGAAACCCCTGGGCAGGCCAG gtggatggagggagagggaaaaggccCGGGAGGAAAGCTGGGGCCCCCCCCGCGATGCCGGAGGCCATGATGATGGCGGCGAGCAGGAAGGAGATGAGCGGGAGGAAACCGAACGCTTCAGGGAGCGTCGTCCTCCCCG TGAGGAGAGTGGTGGTGGCTGGAGACGGGGAGGTACTGAAGAGTCCAGCAGCTGGAGGGACTCTCGGCGAGAAGACTTTGACCGTGATGATCGCCGTGATCGCGACAGACGTGATGACCGCGACCGCCGTGACAGAGACCGCAGGGaggacagagaacacagaggtCCAGCCAGAGAGAACGATGAGG GGGGCTCTTGGCGTCGTGGTGGTGATGACAGGAGGGATGATCgcaaagaggagagggacaCCCCCTCGAGGGCTCCGcacagggagcgagagagagatggggagaagCCCTCCTGGCGCTCTGACAAGGATGGAGACAACCCACGTCGCACAAAGAATGAGACCGACGATGAGGGCTGGACCACGGTCCGCCGCTGA
- the dennd10 gene encoding DENN domain-containing protein 10 isoform X2, with protein MAGSETQLMLSVGLIEKDVNEDVLWVWCYPSVSAEMRDLLLRKCCLTLEGSVLHTFVFGQFNRTWYYITTVEVEEPTALRKVTHFSTVLTAKDFNPEKYAAFSRILCRMYSKHGSPVRMMEGYIAVLTKGVCQSDENGSFLIKDYDARKAYLAGSIKDVVSQFGMETIILYTALMLKKRVVVYHPRVEALLEFTRVLPALTWHRKDWSILHPYVHLNDTELEALRLCTGYVAGFVDPEVSNRSDLFDVYVNLPDSEITVSQSAKEAMMMGKLHKDIGLLIIQSAEHADKTDGQVIKDISLKTKEILANLVSLAEECEDSKITLETLKQRHFPSATENFLFHLAAAEQLLKI; from the exons ATGGCTGGATCTGAAACTCAACTGATGCTGAGCGTTGGGTTAATCG AGAAAGACGTGAATGAAGAtgtgctgtgggtgtggtgCTACCCGTCTGTCAGCGCAGAGATGCGAGATCTTCTGCTAAGGAAATGCTGCCTCACGCTCGAAGGCTCCGTCCTGCACACCTTTGTGTTCGGCCAGTTCAACCGTACCTGGTACTACATCACCACGGTGGAAGTGGAGGAGCCCACCGCTTTGAGAAAG GTCACGCATTTTTCGACAGTTCTTACAGCAAAAGATTTCAACCCTGAGAAGTATGCAGCTTTCAGCAGAATACTTTGCAG GATGTACTCCAAACATGGCAGCCCAGTCAGAATGATGGAGGGCTACATTGCTGTGCTCACCAAGGGTGTGTGCCAGAGTGATGAGAATGGCTCCTTTCTCATAAAGGACTACGATGCCCGGAAGGCTTACCTAGCAGGTTCAATCAAAG atGTGGTGTCCCAGTTTGGAATGGAAACCATCATCCTCTACACGGCGCTGATGCTGAAGAAGAGAGTTGTGGTTTACCACCCTAGAGTTGAAGCACTCTTAGAGTTCACCAG AGTCCTCCCAGCACTGACGTGGCATCGGAAAGACTGGTCAATTCTTCACCCCTATGTACATCTGAATGACACAGAATTAGAAGCCCTTCGTTTATGCACAG GGTATGTTGCTGGATTTGTGGATCCGGAAGTAAGCAATAGATCTGACCTGTTTGACGTGTATGTCAACCTCCCAGATAGTGAAATTACAGTTTCCCAGAGTGCAAAAG AGGCGATGATGATGGGTAAACTGCACAAAGACATCGGACTGCTCATCATTCAGTCTGCAGAACATGCTGATAAGACAGACGGACAGGTTATAAAG gatatttctttaaaaacaaaagagattCTGGCCAACCTGGTGTCTCTAGCAGAAGAATGTGAGGATTCAAAAATCACATTGGAGACCCTGAAGCAACGGCACTTCCCCTCAGCAACGGAGAACTTCCTGTTCCATCTGGCAGCAGCTGAACAGCTGCTCAAGATCTGA